In Arcobacter ellisii, a genomic segment contains:
- the clpP gene encoding ATP-dependent Clp endopeptidase proteolytic subunit ClpP has product MSYIPYVVEKTGRGERSYDIYSRLLKDRIIMLSGEINDAVASTVVAQLLFLEAEDPDKDIYLYINSPGGVITSGMSIYDTMNYIKPDVCTICIGQAASMGAFLLSSGTKGKRYSLPNSRIMIHQPLGGAQGQATDIQIQAKEIQRMKDSLNSIIAEQTGQPLEIIEKDTDRDNFMSAEQACAYGLIDEVIAKHK; this is encoded by the coding sequence ATGAGTTATATACCTTATGTAGTTGAAAAAACTGGACGTGGTGAAAGAAGTTATGATATTTATTCAAGACTTCTAAAAGATAGAATTATTATGTTAAGTGGAGAAATAAATGATGCAGTAGCTTCAACAGTTGTTGCACAGTTACTTTTCTTAGAAGCTGAAGACCCAGATAAAGATATCTATTTATATATCAACTCTCCAGGTGGAGTAATTACAAGTGGTATGTCAATTTATGATACTATGAATTATATAAAACCTGATGTTTGTACTATTTGTATAGGACAAGCTGCATCAATGGGTGCATTTTTATTAAGTTCTGGAACAAAAGGTAAAAGATACTCTTTACCAAATTCAAGAATTATGATTCACCAACCATTAGGTGGAGCTCAAGGTCAAGCAACAGATATTCAAATTCAAGCAAAAGAGATTCAAAGAATGAAAGATTCTTTAAACTCTATTATTGCTGAACAAACAGGACAACCATTAGAAATTATCGAAAAAGATACAGATAGAGATAATTTTATGAGTGCAGAACAAGCTTGTGCTTATGGTTTAATTGATGAAGTTATAGCAAAGCATAAATAA
- the tig gene encoding trigger factor: MEFNANRVDEANAVITATVAKEMIEANLDKVAKQASKTMNIQGFRKGKVPVAVVKQRFAEKLKEDAEADAVRKVLKDGLKLLNIKNEDLIGEPTVTKFDKKEDGSIEIELSVACKPNIDLGDYKSLIPEVKDIDVDIKEIDARLTEIASSSAPLEKIARKRAVKDGDFALIDFEGFVDGVAFEGGKAEKYPLQIGSGSFIPGFEEQIIGMKYDEQKDITVTFPESYQAKNLAGKEAVFKVTLHEIQEKVAPELNDEFAQKMLPGQENVTIDTLRDRVKEQMKAEEKSKYYREELKPAYLETLVERIEFALPNSVVDQEINFALNNKIRTMSEEEINALKEDASKVEEIRNELKQDAVNSVKATFIIDALAKAENVQVNDQEVMQVLYYEAMQMGQNPQEVVKQYQEAGYLPAIKMSMIEEKVISKLLDEKLGK; the protein is encoded by the coding sequence ATGGAATTTAACGCAAATAGAGTTGATGAAGCAAATGCAGTTATAACTGCAACAGTTGCAAAAGAGATGATAGAAGCAAACTTAGATAAAGTTGCAAAACAAGCTTCTAAAACTATGAATATTCAGGGATTTAGAAAAGGTAAAGTTCCTGTTGCTGTTGTAAAACAAAGATTTGCAGAAAAATTAAAAGAAGATGCAGAAGCTGATGCAGTTAGAAAAGTTTTAAAAGATGGTTTAAAACTATTAAACATTAAAAATGAAGATTTAATTGGTGAGCCAACTGTTACTAAATTTGATAAAAAAGAAGATGGATCAATTGAAATTGAATTATCAGTAGCTTGTAAACCAAATATTGATTTAGGTGATTATAAATCATTAATTCCTGAAGTAAAAGATATTGATGTAGATATTAAAGAGATTGATGCAAGATTAACTGAAATCGCTTCATCTTCTGCTCCATTAGAAAAAATTGCAAGAAAAAGAGCTGTAAAAGATGGTGATTTCGCTTTAATTGATTTTGAAGGTTTTGTTGATGGTGTAGCATTTGAAGGTGGAAAAGCTGAAAAATACCCATTACAAATAGGTTCAGGTTCATTTATCCCAGGATTTGAAGAACAAATTATCGGTATGAAATATGATGAGCAAAAAGATATTACTGTAACTTTCCCAGAATCTTACCAAGCTAAAAATTTAGCTGGAAAAGAAGCTGTATTTAAAGTAACTTTACATGAAATTCAAGAAAAAGTTGCTCCTGAATTAAATGATGAATTTGCACAAAAAATGTTACCAGGTCAAGAAAATGTAACTATTGATACATTAAGAGATAGAGTAAAAGAGCAAATGAAAGCTGAAGAAAAATCTAAATACTATAGAGAAGAATTAAAACCTGCATATTTAGAAACTTTAGTTGAGAGAATAGAATTTGCATTACCAAATTCTGTAGTTGATCAAGAAATCAATTTTGCTCTAAACAATAAAATTAGAACAATGAGTGAAGAAGAGATTAACGCATTAAAAGAAGATGCTTCAAAAGTAGAAGAAATCAGAAATGAATTAAAACAAGATGCGGTAAATTCAGTAAAAGCTACATTTATTATTGATGCTTTAGCAAAAGCTGAAAATGTTCAAGTAAATGACCAAGAAGTTATGCAAGTTCTTTATTATGAAGCAATGCAAATGGGACAAAATCCACAAGAAGTTGTAAAACAATACCAAGAAGCTGGATATTTACCTGCAATTAAAATGTCTATGATTGAAGAGAAAGTTATATCTAAATTATTAGATGAAAAATTAGGAAAATAA
- a CDS encoding VWA domain-containing protein produces MNFVYYKVLFLMLIPSFILMYFILTKQNKLENYFSKTALNKLSISNQYFSNKTRNIILFLSLIFMIIALARPVTNEKINNSETSLTPIIIAIDVSKSMKAVDLFPNRLEFAKQKLLNILDNSKTEAIGVILFAKSSFLLSPVTEDFNSLKILIKNLDTGINFDNGTNIYSTLETTNKLLKNYSNKNLLLLTDGGDKENFDEEINFANKNDIKIYTLALATSNGSAIKEENGNYLTTKDGKIVNVKLNSKIKDLSLKTDGGYIEYSLDNKDIEQILDDINSKSNKEKFEERKYKTYTELFYYPLTIAIFLLLIAFSSMPTLKRTKLPIFILFFSFNFTNSQLIASSIFDFKTIKEANKAYENQDYNKALKEFEKLDSNEFRDYNLANSLYKENKFKEAIDIYKNIKTSSNDLEFKKLHNLGNAYAKNSDFQNAVDSYEKALKLKNDSTTKENLQLVKKLLDNKKDDNKNQNKQDEQKNNKENQKQEENKEDSSPKDENKTKKQNQKNLKNEQLEQKEEISNFEEEKWLKELENQKTNSMLKKMESSKEDSISNPW; encoded by the coding sequence TTGAATTTTGTCTACTATAAAGTACTATTTTTGATGTTGATACCTAGCTTTATCTTAATGTATTTTATACTTACAAAACAAAATAAATTGGAAAACTATTTTTCCAAAACTGCTCTAAATAAACTTAGTATTTCAAATCAATACTTTTCAAACAAAACAAGAAATATTATTCTTTTTTTATCGCTCATTTTTATGATTATTGCATTAGCTCGTCCTGTTACTAATGAAAAAATAAATAATTCTGAGACTTCATTAACTCCAATAATAATTGCAATTGATGTATCAAAATCAATGAAAGCAGTTGATTTATTTCCAAATAGATTAGAATTTGCAAAACAAAAACTTTTAAATATTTTGGATAATTCTAAAACAGAAGCTATTGGAGTTATTTTATTTGCAAAATCCTCTTTTTTACTTTCACCTGTAACTGAAGATTTCAACTCTTTAAAAATTTTGATAAAAAATTTGGATACAGGAATAAATTTTGATAATGGAACAAACATCTATTCGACTCTTGAAACAACAAATAAATTATTGAAAAATTATTCAAATAAAAATCTTCTTTTATTAACAGATGGTGGAGATAAAGAAAATTTTGACGAAGAGATAAATTTTGCAAATAAAAATGACATCAAAATTTATACTTTAGCACTTGCTACATCAAATGGTTCAGCGATAAAAGAAGAAAATGGAAATTATTTAACAACAAAAGATGGGAAAATTGTTAATGTAAAACTAAACTCAAAAATAAAAGATTTAAGTTTAAAAACAGATGGTGGATATATTGAATACTCTTTAGATAATAAAGATATTGAACAAATTTTAGATGATATAAATTCTAAATCTAATAAAGAAAAATTTGAAGAAAGAAAATATAAAACATACACTGAACTTTTTTATTATCCATTAACTATTGCAATTTTTTTACTTTTAATTGCTTTTTCATCAATGCCCACTTTAAAAAGAACAAAACTTCCTATTTTTATTCTATTTTTTAGTTTCAATTTTACAAATTCACAACTAATTGCTTCTTCTATTTTTGATTTTAAAACTATAAAAGAAGCCAATAAAGCTTATGAAAATCAAGATTATAACAAAGCATTAAAAGAGTTTGAAAAACTTGATTCAAATGAATTTAGAGACTATAACTTGGCAAATAGTTTGTATAAAGAGAATAAATTCAAAGAGGCGATTGATATCTATAAAAATATAAAAACTTCATCAAATGATTTAGAGTTTAAAAAACTTCATAATCTAGGAAACGCCTATGCAAAAAATAGTGATTTTCAAAATGCAGTTGATAGTTATGAAAAAGCTTTAAAATTAAAAAATGATTCAACAACAAAAGAAAATCTACAATTAGTGAAAAAACTTTTAGATAATAAAAAAGATGATAATAAAAATCAAAACAAACAAGATGAACAAAAAAATAACAAAGAGAATCAAAAACAAGAAGAAAATAAAGAAGATTCATCTCCAAAAGATGAAAATAAAACAAAAAAGCAAAATCAAAAAAATTTAAAAAATGAACAGTTAGAACAAAAAGAAGAAATCTCTAATTTTGAAGAAGAAAAATGGTTAAAAGAGCTTGAAAATCAAAAGACAAATTCAATGCTTAAAAAAATGGAATCTTCAAAAGAAGATTCCATCTCTAATCCTTGGTAA
- the ppk2 gene encoding polyphosphate kinase 2, with the protein MNLNEFERTNYSGLYISKETHPEFGRKYIVRFQHDKKRYVKVLGYTKKDNLTRKDAIELMQSFKDSIISKTEEKTTLEEEKLVTKDNEVLKKLKEENDFLKSILGNYEKLNPHVLSEGIQKIYDLEALKKYQIELIKLQNWLEKENKRMIIIFEGRDASGKGGAIRRITRYMNNKHYRVVALGKPTETQKNQWFLQRYITHFPTGGEIVLFDRSWYNRAMVEPIFGFCTPEEHEIFMEDIVNFEQDLVRQGMILIKLYFSVSKEEQKRRFDRRIHDPLRQWKFSEVDMQAQDLWDEFSEKKYEMLRRTTSRSAPWHIVRSDNKHLARLEAMKIILNSVDYDGRNYSLDFEANEDVNISVQKELLQMRKTKDY; encoded by the coding sequence ATGAATTTGAATGAATTTGAAAGAACAAATTATAGCGGTTTATATATTTCTAAAGAGACTCATCCTGAGTTTGGAAGAAAATATATAGTTAGATTTCAGCATGATAAAAAAAGATATGTGAAAGTTTTAGGTTATACAAAAAAAGATAATCTAACAAGAAAAGATGCCATAGAATTGATGCAATCATTTAAGGATTCTATAATATCAAAAACAGAAGAAAAAACTACTTTAGAGGAAGAAAAATTGGTAACTAAAGATAATGAAGTTTTAAAAAAATTGAAAGAAGAAAATGATTTTTTAAAATCAATTTTAGGTAATTATGAAAAACTGAACCCACATGTTTTATCAGAAGGAATTCAAAAGATTTATGATTTGGAAGCTTTAAAAAAATATCAAATTGAGTTGATTAAACTTCAAAATTGGTTAGAAAAAGAGAATAAAAGAATGATTATTATCTTTGAAGGAAGAGATGCTTCTGGAAAAGGTGGAGCAATTAGAAGAATTACTAGATATATGAATAATAAACATTATAGAGTAGTTGCTCTTGGAAAACCAACTGAAACGCAAAAAAACCAATGGTTTTTACAAAGATATATCACTCATTTTCCAACAGGTGGAGAGATAGTATTATTTGATAGAAGTTGGTACAATAGAGCAATGGTTGAGCCAATTTTTGGATTTTGTACTCCTGAAGAACATGAAATTTTTATGGAAGATATTGTTAATTTCGAACAAGATTTAGTAAGACAGGGAATGATTTTAATTAAACTTTATTTTTCTGTTTCAAAAGAGGAACAAAAAAGAAGATTTGATAGAAGAATACATGATCCATTAAGACAATGGAAATTTTCAGAAGTTGATATGCAAGCACAAGATTTATGGGATGAATTTTCTGAAAAAAAATATGAAATGCTTAGACGTACAACTTCAAGAAGTGCACCTTGGCATATTGTAAGAAGTGATAATAAACATCTGGCACGTTTAGAGGCTATGAAGATTATTTTAAATTCTGTTGATTATGATGGTAGAAACTATTCTTTAGATTTTGAAGCTAATGAAGATGTTAATATCTCTGTTCAAAAAGAACTTTTACAAATGAGAAAAACAAAAGATTATTAA
- the ppk2 gene encoding polyphosphate kinase 2, producing the protein MEVIDTKESLKHDYKDKSRKRNKLKEKDDDGVEKVQIWVRKETLEYERELTKLQIELLKLQNHVKEKGLKILMIFEGRDAAGKGGTIKRITEHLNPRGARVVALEKPSDIEKTQWYFQRYTQHLPSAGEIVFFDRSWYNRAGVEPVMGFCTTEEHHEFLREVPEFEKMLVKSGIILMKFYFSVSKKEQLKRFKKREVDPLKQYKLSPVDKESQNLWEKYTIAKFSMLMASNTDIAPWIVIRSDDKKKARLNCIRHILSNIDYEKKTNDDIFNIDRDILISGSEEIENMEQDNKFARLP; encoded by the coding sequence ATGGAAGTTATTGATACAAAAGAGTCATTAAAACATGATTATAAAGATAAAAGTAGAAAAAGAAATAAACTAAAAGAAAAAGATGATGATGGTGTAGAAAAAGTACAAATTTGGGTTAGAAAAGAGACTTTAGAGTATGAACGAGAGTTAACTAAACTTCAAATTGAACTTTTAAAACTTCAAAATCATGTGAAAGAAAAAGGTTTAAAAATTTTAATGATTTTTGAAGGAAGAGATGCTGCTGGAAAAGGTGGAACTATAAAAAGAATTACAGAACATCTTAATCCAAGGGGTGCAAGGGTTGTTGCTTTAGAAAAACCAAGTGATATAGAAAAAACACAATGGTATTTTCAAAGATATACTCAACATCTTCCAAGTGCAGGTGAGATTGTATTTTTTGATAGATCTTGGTACAACAGAGCAGGTGTTGAGCCTGTTATGGGATTTTGTACAACTGAAGAACATCATGAATTTTTAAGAGAAGTTCCAGAATTTGAAAAGATGTTAGTTAAATCAGGAATAATTTTGATGAAATTTTATTTTTCTGTTTCAAAAAAAGAACAACTAAAAAGATTTAAAAAAAGAGAAGTTGACCCTTTAAAACAATATAAATTATCTCCTGTTGACAAAGAGTCTCAAAATTTATGGGAAAAGTATACAATTGCTAAATTTTCTATGTTAATGGCTTCAAATACAGATATTGCCCCGTGGATTGTAATTAGAAGTGATGACAAGAAAAAAGCTAGACTAAATTGTATTAGACATATTTTATCTAACATAGATTATGAGAAAAAAACCAATGATGATATTTTTAATATTGATAGAGATATTTTAATAAGTGGTTCTGAAGAGATAGAAAATATGGAACAAGACAATAAATTTGCGAGGTTACCATAA
- the nspC gene encoding carboxynorspermidine decarboxylase, giving the protein MKNNYTTVDSFDKLPSPAFVCEEVLLEKNLKLLKRVQDEADINILLALKGFAMHSTFDLCKKYLKGCCASGLHEAILAKEEFGGEVHTYSPAFKDEEIDEIISISNHLVFNSFSQLKRFKDKAFGKVSLGIRLNPEYSSVEVDLYNPCAPFSRMGTTKANFDESLLEFLDGFHFHALCEQNVDALEGALAAFEKNFSQYFDRLKWVNFGGGHHITRADYDVEGLIKLLKDFKSRYPHLKVYMEPGEAIGWQTGYLVATVLDVIHNGMDLAILDTSAEAHMPDTLAMPYRAMIRNSGVAGEKKYTYRLGGNTCLSGDIIGDYSFDEPLKVGDKIILEDMIHYTMVKTTTFNGIKLPSIVIKHNESNYQIIKNFGYNDYKVRLS; this is encoded by the coding sequence ATGAAGAATAATTATACAACAGTAGATAGTTTTGACAAGCTTCCAAGTCCAGCTTTTGTTTGTGAAGAAGTTTTACTTGAAAAAAATTTAAAACTTTTAAAAAGAGTTCAAGATGAAGCAGATATCAATATTCTTCTTGCTCTTAAAGGTTTTGCAATGCATTCAACTTTTGATTTATGTAAAAAATATCTTAAAGGTTGTTGTGCATCAGGACTTCATGAAGCAATACTTGCAAAAGAAGAGTTTGGTGGAGAAGTTCATACATATAGTCCTGCTTTTAAAGATGAAGAAATAGATGAAATTATATCTATCTCAAATCATCTAGTTTTTAACTCTTTTAGTCAATTAAAAAGATTTAAAGATAAAGCTTTTGGAAAAGTATCTTTAGGTATTAGATTAAATCCTGAATACTCATCAGTTGAAGTAGATTTATATAATCCTTGCGCACCATTTTCAAGAATGGGAACAACAAAAGCAAATTTTGATGAATCTTTACTAGAATTTTTAGATGGTTTTCATTTTCATGCTCTTTGTGAACAAAATGTTGATGCACTTGAAGGTGCACTTGCAGCTTTTGAAAAAAACTTTAGCCAATATTTTGACAGATTAAAATGGGTAAATTTTGGTGGTGGTCATCATATTACAAGAGCTGATTATGATGTTGAAGGATTAATCAAACTTTTAAAAGATTTTAAATCAAGATATCCTCATTTAAAAGTTTATATGGAGCCAGGTGAAGCAATAGGTTGGCAAACGGGTTATTTAGTGGCAACTGTTTTAGATGTAATTCACAATGGTATGGATTTAGCAATTTTAGATACAAGTGCTGAAGCTCATATGCCAGATACTCTTGCAATGCCATATAGAGCAATGATTAGAAATAGTGGTGTTGCTGGTGAGAAAAAATATACTTATAGATTAGGTGGAAATACTTGTTTATCTGGTGATATTATTGGTGATTACTCTTTTGATGAGCCATTAAAAGTGGGAGATAAAATTATTTTAGAAGATATGATTCACTATACGATGGTAAAAACAACAACTTTTAATGGTATAAAATTACCATCAATTGTTATAAAACATAATGAAAGTAATTATCAAATTATAAAAAACTTTGGGTATAATGACTATAAAGTAAGACTTTCATAG
- the rd gene encoding rubredoxin: MQKYICTACDYIYDPAVGDPDSGIEAGTAFEDLPQDWSCPDCGVGKEDFIAYEE; the protein is encoded by the coding sequence ATGCAAAAATATATTTGTACAGCTTGTGACTATATATATGACCCAGCTGTTGGTGATCCTGATAGTGGGATTGAGGCAGGAACTGCATTTGAAGATTTACCCCAAGATTGGTCTTGTCCAGATTGTGGAGTAGGGAAAGAAGATTTTATAGCATATGAAGAATAA
- a CDS encoding saccharopine dehydrogenase family protein → MSKKGILIIGAGGVSRVATVKCAMNIDTFEHITLASRTVSKCEAIAADILKNQGVKIDVASVNADSVDELIKLIEKVNPKLVLNVALPYQDLTIMDACTKCKVDYVDTANYEHPDEAKFEYKLQWERDGQFKEAGIMGLLGSGFDPGVTGVFCAYAQQNLFDEIHYIDIMDCNAGDHGYKFATNFNPEINLREVSANGRYWENGQWIETTPLEIRVDHDYPEVGVKPSYLLYHEELESLSKNIKGLKRIRFFMTFGDAYIQHMNCLQNVGMLGIEPVEHKGMMITPIEFLTTLLPDPASLGPRTVGKTNIGCIIEGIKDGKPRKVYIYNVCDHQECYKETGAQAVSYTTGVPAMIGSKLLYKGIWKNTGVFNIEEFDAKPFMDELMTQGLPWKILEL, encoded by the coding sequence ATGAGCAAAAAAGGTATTTTAATTATTGGGGCAGGTGGTGTAAGTAGAGTAGCCACTGTTAAATGTGCAATGAATATTGACACATTTGAACATATTACATTAGCTTCTAGAACAGTTTCTAAATGTGAAGCAATTGCTGCTGATATTTTAAAAAATCAAGGTGTAAAAATTGATGTAGCCAGTGTTAATGCTGACAGTGTTGATGAATTAATAAAATTAATTGAAAAAGTAAATCCAAAATTAGTATTAAATGTAGCATTACCATATCAAGATTTAACAATTATGGATGCTTGTACAAAATGTAAAGTAGATTATGTAGATACTGCAAATTATGAACATCCAGATGAAGCAAAATTTGAATATAAACTTCAATGGGAAAGAGATGGACAGTTTAAAGAAGCTGGAATTATGGGATTATTAGGTTCAGGTTTTGACCCAGGTGTTACAGGAGTATTTTGTGCATATGCTCAACAAAATTTATTTGATGAGATTCACTATATAGATATTATGGATTGTAATGCTGGTGACCATGGGTATAAATTTGCAACAAATTTCAATCCAGAAATTAACTTAAGAGAAGTATCTGCAAATGGTAGATATTGGGAAAATGGTCAATGGATTGAAACAACTCCTTTAGAAATTAGAGTTGACCATGATTATCCAGAAGTTGGTGTAAAACCATCTTATTTACTATATCATGAAGAGTTAGAATCTTTATCAAAAAATATTAAAGGTTTAAAAAGAATTAGATTTTTTATGACTTTTGGTGATGCTTATATTCAACATATGAATTGTTTACAAAATGTTGGAATGTTAGGTATTGAGCCAGTTGAACATAAAGGTATGATGATTACTCCAATTGAATTTTTAACTACATTATTACCAGATCCAGCAAGCCTTGGACCAAGAACTGTAGGTAAAACAAATATTGGTTGTATCATTGAAGGTATTAAAGATGGAAAACCAAGAAAAGTTTATATTTATAACGTTTGTGACCACCAAGAGTGTTATAAAGAGACAGGAGCACAAGCTGTAAGTTATACTACAGGAGTTCCTGCAATGATTGGTTCTAAATTATTATATAAAGGTATTTGGAAAAATACAGGAGTATTTAATATTGAAGAGTTTGATGCAAAACCATTTATGGATGAGTTAATGACTCAAGGTTTACCTTGGAAAATTTTAGAGTTATAA
- a CDS encoding tyrosine-type recombinase/integrase, with the protein MAYINSKKFGSTVQHYKKENGDISYYITYKDEFNKLKRIKVGDKSQGITEPYCNRKRNEILNKIRLGEDIPIKQKKKDSTTLNSIAEIYFTDKKSAEKRKSKYDIHIKPVFGNSNVNSIKREDILNFRNQILEKGKSLQTAKGIIQLISTIYNYNIQEKSLKTFNPAIGIKWDKQYKIDNTREKYLDLNEIKLLLSEISNNPTLLLFVELSLQTGGRLETILHIQKKHINFQEGSIQLKNLKTNDTYTGFIQDELSNKLKEICEKLNVNDYVVHFEKGKKSTSRQIQNRLQPIMNELFNQGLEKNDSKNRTVIHTLRHTFASHLAINGTPIFTIKELMNHSDIEQTMRYAKLAPDSGKKNVLNLYR; encoded by the coding sequence ATGGCATATATAAATTCAAAAAAATTTGGTTCAACTGTTCAACATTATAAAAAAGAAAATGGTGACATTAGTTATTATATAACTTACAAAGATGAATTTAACAAATTAAAAAGAATTAAAGTTGGTGATAAATCACAAGGTATAACAGAACCTTATTGCAATAGAAAAAGAAATGAGATTTTAAATAAAATTAGATTGGGAGAAGATATTCCAATCAAACAAAAAAAGAAAGATTCTACAACGCTTAATAGCATTGCAGAAATATATTTTACAGATAAAAAATCAGCTGAAAAAAGAAAATCAAAATATGATATTCATATCAAGCCAGTTTTTGGAAATTCAAATGTTAATAGCATCAAAAGAGAAGATATTTTAAACTTTAGAAACCAAATACTAGAAAAAGGAAAATCTTTACAAACAGCAAAAGGAATTATCCAATTAATTTCTACTATTTATAATTATAATATTCAAGAAAAATCACTAAAAACATTTAATCCTGCAATTGGAATAAAGTGGGATAAACAATATAAAATAGATAATACAAGAGAAAAGTATCTTGACCTAAATGAGATTAAATTATTACTCTCTGAAATATCAAACAACCCTACTCTTTTATTGTTTGTTGAACTTTCATTACAAACTGGTGGAAGATTAGAAACTATCTTACATATTCAGAAAAAACATATAAATTTTCAAGAAGGTTCAATTCAACTAAAAAATCTAAAAACAAATGACACATACACAGGTTTTATCCAAGATGAACTATCAAATAAATTAAAAGAAATTTGTGAGAAATTGAATGTGAATGATTATGTTGTACATTTTGAAAAAGGTAAAAAATCTACATCAAGACAAATTCAAAATCGTTTACAACCTATAATGAATGAACTTTTTAATCAAGGTTTAGAAAAAAATGATTCTAAAAATAGAACTGTAATTCATACACTAAGACACACTTTTGCATCTCATCTAGCTATTAATGGAACTCCAATTTTTACAATAAAAGAACTAATGAATCACTCTGATATTGAACAAACTATGAGATATGCAAAACTTGCTCCTGATTCAGGGAAAAAAAATGTACTTAATCTTTATAGATAG
- a CDS encoding reverse transcriptase domain-containing protein, giving the protein MGTYLIENTFNPFDTKRISDKYLLECRKIWEETTKNNVEPIFTLKNLAILTNQDYKTLLYYTQRRVKPYQKKVIKKNNKLRELYIPRKNLAVVQRWIKNNILDRLKSSVYSTAYEKNSSIKKNAEAHISDNWLIKLDIKDFFSSIKEDSVYQIFFELGYPKLLSLELSRLCTIAEPNDFKDKIKPYFKSK; this is encoded by the coding sequence ATGGGTACATATTTAATAGAAAATACCTTTAATCCTTTTGATACAAAAAGAATTTCTGATAAATATTTGTTAGAATGTAGAAAAATATGGGAAGAAACAACTAAAAATAATGTTGAACCTATTTTTACTTTAAAAAATCTTGCAATATTAACAAATCAAGATTATAAAACATTACTTTATTATACTCAACGTAGAGTAAAACCTTATCAAAAAAAAGTTATCAAAAAAAACAATAAACTTAGAGAATTATATATCCCTAGAAAAAATCTTGCTGTTGTTCAGAGATGGATTAAGAATAATATACTTGACAGGTTAAAATCAAGTGTTTACTCTACTGCATATGAAAAAAATTCTTCAATTAAAAAAAATGCTGAAGCTCATATTTCTGATAACTGGTTAATTAAATTAGATATTAAAGATTTTTTTAGTTCAATAAAAGAAGATTCTGTCTATCAAATATTTTTTGAATTAGGTTATCCCAAATTACTCTCGTTAGAATTATCAAGATTATGTACTATAGCTGAACCCAATGATTTTAAAGATAAAATAAAACCTTATTTTAAGTCCAAATGA